TACGCCCGGCTGGCGAGCCTTGCCGCTCGCGCAACGGACGCCGAGAGCCTCACGCCCGACGATCGCAACGCCTTCGAGCAGGCGGGTCTGCCCGCGCTGCCGGCCACGCTGGCCGACGCGCTCGACGCGTTCGAGGCCGACACGGAGCTCACCGGCGTGCTCGGCCAGCTCGCGAGCGAGTTCATCTCCCTGAAGCGCACCGAGTGCCTGGAAGCCCACGGGCACGTGTCCGCGTGGGAGGTCCAGCGGTACCTGACGGCGTGGTGAGCAACGGGCCCACGCCGCGCCTGCTGTTCGTCAGCGAATTCGCCGGCGACGACGACTGGCACTATCCGAGCGTCGCCGCCGCACTCGCCGCATTGCCCGAACTAATTGAGTGCTCGCCCGTCCGAGGCTTCTCGACCAACCGCACGGGCGGCGGCCTGCACTTTCGGCGACTGCTCAACGGCGCGTGGGTCTACCTGCGGCTGCCCTTTGCGCTCGCCGCGTCTATGGCGCGCCGCGAATCGGTCGCGATCGTGTGCATCACGACGCCCCCAGGCATCCACCTCTGGTGTGCACTGCTCGGCAGGCTCACCGGCACGCCCGTGGTCTGCTGGCTGATGGACTACCACCCGGAGATCGAGGCACGCTGGCTGGAGCAGCGCGAGTGGGGCCGGCCCGGCGCGCGGCTGCTGCGCTGGCTCGATCGGCGGGCCCTGCGATGCTGCCGGGGCATCATCGCGCTCGACGACGCCATGGCGAGCCTGTGCCGCAGCCGTGCCCCGGCCGTGCGGGTCGAGTCCTTCCCGACCTGGCCCAGCCGAGAGTTGTCAGGCCTCGAACCCGCGCAGCCCGGGCGACGCGATGCCAAAGAGCTCGAATTGCGCCTCTTGCACGCCGGCTCGCTCGGCCGAGCCCACGACCTCGACGCCCTCTCGCGCCTGCTCGACGCGATTCCGGTCCGCTGCCGCCTCACGCTGCTGGGAGCGGACGAGCGGACGCGCCGGGCGTTCTCTGCCCTCGCCACCTCGCACGACGTAGACCTGGTCGTGCGCCCCCGGCTCGCCCCCGAGGCGTTCGCCAAGGCCCTCGCCACGAGCGGCGCCGACTTCGGCATCGTGCTGCTCAAGGACCGATATGCCGGCCTCGTCAGCCCCAGCAAGTTCACCGCCTACGCGGCCGCCGCCATCCCCGTGCTGACGATCGGCCCGCCCGGCACGACGGCCCATCGCCTGGCCGCCGAGTTCGGCGCGGGCGTGCACCTGCCCAACGACCCGGGCAACGACGAGCTCGTCCGCGCGGCCGAGCAACTGATGGACCCTGCCGCCCGTACCACCTTCCGATCGCGCGCCGTCGAGGCCCGCGACTGGCTGCGCCGGTACGATGCCGAGGCGTTCGCGGCGTTGCTCGCCGACATGGTGCATCCGGACGGGGCGTAAGGGGGTCGGCATGTGCGGCATCGCCGGCGTCTTCAACTGTCCCGCGGTCGGCCCGTCCGACGTCCAGAAGATGGTCGACGCCATCGAGCACCGCGGCCCGGACGAGAACGGCGTGCACGCCTGTTCGCGGGTCACTCTCGGCCACGCCCGGCTGGCCGTCGTCGACCCGGTCAATGGCGGCCAGCCCATGTGCAACCACGACGGGACCGTGTGGGTGGTCTTCAACGGCGAGATCTACAACTTCGTCGAGCTGCGCGAAGAGCTCAAGGCCAAGGGCTATCACTTCAAGTCGCGGTGCGATACCGAGGTATTGGTCCACCTGTGGCGAGAGCTCGGGCCCGACATGCTCCACCGCCTCAACGGCATGTTCGCCTTCTTCGTGTGGGACGAAACGCAGGATCGCGGCATGCTCGCACGCGACCGCGTGGGCATCAAGCCCTGCTACCTCATGCCCTACGAAGGTGGATTGGCATTCTGCAGCGAGATCAAGGGCCTGCTGACCCTGCCCAAGGCCCGCCGCGACCTCCACGCCGATGCGTTCGTCCGCACGCTGGCGTTCAACTATGGCGCCTCCGAGCAGACCTGCTTCGACGGCATCACCCACCTCTCGCCGGGCACCTACGTGCTCTTCGAGGGCGACCGCCGGCACGAGCCGCGCACGTGGTGGCGATGGCCTTTCGAAGGCGAGCGCACCTCGGCGAGCTACGACGAATTCACCGAGCTGCTCGACGACGCGGCACGCATGCAACTCCGCTTCGACGTGCCCGGCGGCTTCCTGCTCAGCGGCGGGGTCGACTCGGCGGTCGTCGCCCACCACGTCATGGCCCGCGAGCCGACCAAGGACCTCGCGGCCATCTCGCTGGACATCGACCTGCCCGGCTTCGGCGAGTTCGAGCACGCCCGCGCGGTCGGCCGGGCGCTGGGCCTCGAGCCCGTCCCCGTCCGCGTCACGCCACAAGCCATCGCCGACAACGCCCTCAACGCCGTGCACCACGCCGAATTGCCCCACGGCGACTTCTCGTTCATCCTGTTCTACATGCTGGGCCAGCAGGCCAACTCGATGGGCCGCATCGTGCTGTTCAACGGCGATGGTCCCG
This Phycisphaerales bacterium DNA region includes the following protein-coding sequences:
- the asnB gene encoding asparagine synthase (glutamine-hydrolyzing), which translates into the protein MCGIAGVFNCPAVGPSDVQKMVDAIEHRGPDENGVHACSRVTLGHARLAVVDPVNGGQPMCNHDGTVWVVFNGEIYNFVELREELKAKGYHFKSRCDTEVLVHLWRELGPDMLHRLNGMFAFFVWDETQDRGMLARDRVGIKPCYLMPYEGGLAFCSEIKGLLTLPKARRDLHADAFVRTLAFNYGASEQTCFDGITHLSPGTYVLFEGDRRHEPRTWWRWPFEGERTSASYDEFTELLDDAARMQLRFDVPGGFLLSGGVDSAVVAHHVMAREPTKDLAAISLDIDLPGFGEFEHARAVGRALGLEPVPVRVTPQAIADNALNAVHHAELPHGDFSFILFYMLGQQANSMGRIVLFNGDGPDEIMLGFRHNASFCTDDALDEHWASRYLPILRYTADAELRRVLNADLLAKAGEPADAFAEAIQPWASLSPPEQIAAYECTRLMPMNSFPKGDRMGACWATEGRSLFLDHRVLELFARLPLDEKIRGGLSKRYLKQYASELPMNIDFARPKTMPTTPIGEWLRRELYDWARDILASADASVFRRDELLAMLDEHRDGAHNHTRPLRVAIMASLWLQHFRVTA